From a region of the Halomonas sp. HL-93 genome:
- a CDS encoding aconitate hydratase, translating to MSDTLSHKLIKDHLLEGDMTPGGEIALRMDQALLQDILGTLVMLELDAMGLDRVHTSPSVQYIDHTLIQQDNINADSHLFLKSACERLGVWYSGPGNGISHPVHMERFGVPGQSLVGCDSHTTAAGALGMLAIGAGGIEVAMAMAGQPLYLPMPEIVGVRLEGELPDWVSAKDIVLELLRRHGVAGAKNCILEYYGPGLAGLDAMDRHVLANMGTEMGATGSVFPSDEVTRDFLCSRGREADWTPLAADPGCRYDREERIDLSSLEPLIALPSSPDKVVPVAEVAGQPLYQAYIGSSGNPGYRDIAVVAEIVKGRNVAGNVSLDVNPATRRILAALIDEGHLGALVAAGARLHQPGCNGCIGMGQAPAAGRNSLRTVPRNFPGRSGTREDSVFLCSPETAAASALKGVITDPRSLDMPYPRPREPIDMALDNAWFQPPLPAEQARGVELLATDNTPPLPLIDPLPETLEVPVMLTVGDNISTDDIMPAGARVLPLWSNVHASAEHLFEAVDPDYVARAREQGAAGHAIVGGANYGQGSSRENAALVPRLLGLQLVIAESIARIHWQNLPCFGVLPLTFADPADRARLSRGTRVRIEGWRAALAASREVTATLDNGETLTLRHELSARQQAILAAGGVINYLSSTP from the coding sequence ATGTCTGATACCCTCAGCCACAAACTGATCAAGGACCACCTGCTGGAGGGCGACATGACGCCGGGCGGCGAGATCGCCCTGCGCATGGACCAAGCGCTGTTGCAGGACATCCTCGGCACCCTGGTCATGCTCGAGCTCGACGCCATGGGCCTCGACCGCGTGCACACCTCACCCAGCGTGCAGTACATCGACCACACCCTGATCCAGCAGGACAACATCAACGCCGACTCCCACCTCTTCCTGAAGAGCGCCTGCGAGCGCCTGGGGGTCTGGTACAGCGGCCCAGGCAACGGCATCAGCCACCCGGTGCACATGGAGCGCTTCGGCGTGCCCGGCCAGAGTCTAGTGGGCTGCGACAGCCACACCACCGCGGCCGGTGCGCTGGGCATGCTGGCCATCGGCGCCGGCGGCATCGAGGTGGCCATGGCCATGGCCGGCCAGCCGCTCTACCTGCCGATGCCGGAGATCGTCGGCGTGCGCCTGGAGGGCGAACTGCCCGACTGGGTCAGCGCCAAGGATATCGTCCTTGAACTGCTGCGCCGTCACGGCGTGGCCGGGGCGAAGAACTGCATCCTCGAGTATTACGGCCCCGGTCTGGCCGGGCTCGACGCCATGGACCGCCACGTGCTGGCCAACATGGGCACCGAGATGGGCGCCACCGGAAGTGTCTTCCCCAGTGACGAGGTGACCCGCGACTTCCTGTGCTCGCGGGGTCGCGAGGCCGACTGGACCCCGCTCGCCGCCGACCCGGGCTGTCGCTACGACCGCGAGGAGCGCATCGATCTATCGAGCCTCGAGCCGTTGATCGCCCTGCCCTCCAGCCCGGACAAGGTGGTGCCGGTGGCCGAGGTTGCCGGACAGCCGCTCTACCAGGCCTACATCGGCTCCTCCGGTAACCCCGGCTACCGCGACATCGCAGTGGTGGCGGAGATCGTCAAGGGCAGGAACGTGGCTGGCAACGTCTCCCTGGACGTCAACCCCGCGACTCGGCGGATTCTTGCCGCGCTGATCGACGAGGGCCACCTGGGCGCGCTGGTCGCCGCCGGTGCCCGCCTGCACCAGCCCGGCTGCAACGGCTGCATCGGCATGGGCCAGGCCCCGGCGGCGGGCCGCAACAGCCTGCGCACCGTGCCACGCAACTTCCCCGGTCGATCCGGCACCCGCGAAGATAGCGTCTTCCTTTGCAGCCCCGAGACCGCCGCCGCCTCGGCGCTCAAGGGCGTGATCACCGACCCCCGTAGCCTCGACATGCCCTACCCGAGGCCTCGCGAGCCCATCGACATGGCGCTGGACAATGCCTGGTTCCAACCGCCCTTGCCCGCCGAGCAGGCTCGGGGCGTAGAGCTTCTGGCCACCGACAACACCCCGCCGCTGCCGTTGATCGACCCGTTGCCCGAGACCCTGGAGGTGCCGGTGATGCTGACGGTGGGCGACAACATCTCCACCGACGACATCATGCCCGCCGGCGCGCGAGTACTGCCGCTGTGGAGCAATGTCCACGCCTCGGCGGAGCACCTCTTTGAGGCCGTCGATCCTGACTACGTCGCCCGCGCCCGCGAGCAGGGGGCGGCCGGCCATGCCATCGTCGGCGGCGCCAACTACGGCCAGGGATCGAGTCGTGAGAACGCCGCCCTGGTGCCGCGCCTGCTGGGCCTGCAGCTGGTGATCGCCGAGAGCATCGCCCGCATCCACTGGCAGAACCTGCCCTGCTTCGGCGTGCTGCCGCTGACCTTCGCCGACCCGGCCGACCGCGCGCGATTGAGCCGGGGTACCCGGGTGCGTATCGAGGGCTGGCGCGCAGCGCTCGCCGCCAGCCGCGAGGTCACGGCAACACTGGATAACGGCGAGACGCTCACCCTGCGCCACGAGCTCAGCGCCCGCCAGCAGGCGATTCTCGCCGCCGGGGGCGTGATCAACTACCTGTCTTCCACACCATGA
- a CDS encoding hydroxymethylglutaryl-CoA lyase, which yields MTLLAPPANVEIVEVAPRDGFQSIRDPLPTIDKQRCISALVDAGITRLEIGSFVSPKAIPQMADTGKLIEAFADQPALRLSALVPNLKGAELALAHGIREVVYVVSVSESHNRSNVRRSVDESLEDFGRVAERLRQTEGTRLRLDLGTCFDCPFEGTIDWQQVDRVLSQATRLADGLPMEVALCDTTGRASPYQVAEHFTQLRERHGGKGLAWAFHGHDTYGMGVANALFAIHHGATAVDSACAGLGGCPFAPGATGNTATEDLLYALQGGKVATGIDLSKLLVAADLIAALPGGQTASHLRQVPRERMR from the coding sequence ATGACTCTGCTCGCCCCTCCGGCAAACGTGGAAATCGTTGAGGTTGCTCCCCGCGATGGTTTCCAGTCGATCCGCGACCCGCTGCCCACCATCGATAAGCAGCGCTGCATTTCAGCACTCGTCGATGCTGGCATCACCCGCCTCGAAATCGGTTCTTTTGTGAGCCCCAAGGCCATCCCCCAGATGGCCGACACCGGCAAACTCATCGAGGCCTTCGCCGACCAACCAGCACTGCGCCTTTCGGCGCTCGTGCCTAATCTAAAGGGAGCTGAGCTGGCCCTGGCGCACGGCATACGCGAGGTCGTCTACGTGGTCTCGGTCTCAGAGTCCCATAACCGCAGCAATGTACGACGAAGCGTCGATGAGTCTCTGGAGGATTTCGGCCGAGTGGCAGAGCGCCTGCGTCAGACCGAAGGGACCCGGTTACGTCTCGACCTCGGCACCTGCTTTGACTGCCCCTTTGAAGGCACCATCGACTGGCAGCAGGTTGACCGCGTCCTCAGCCAGGCCACTCGCCTGGCAGACGGCTTGCCAATGGAGGTGGCACTATGCGATACCACCGGCCGAGCCAGCCCCTATCAGGTGGCTGAACATTTCACCCAGCTGCGTGAACGCCATGGCGGCAAAGGGCTGGCATGGGCCTTCCACGGCCACGATACCTACGGCATGGGCGTAGCCAACGCACTATTCGCGATACATCATGGCGCCACGGCAGTGGATAGCGCCTGCGCTGGCCTTGGAGGCTGCCCCTTCGCCCCCGGCGCCACCGGCAACACCGCCACCGAAGATCTGCTCTATGCCCTTCAGGGCGGCAAAGTCGCCACGGGGATTGATCTATCAAAACTGCTCGTGGCGGCCGACCTGATCGCCGCCCTGCCCGGGGGCCAGACCGCCAGCCACCTGCGCCAGGTGCCGCGAGAACGGATGCGCTAA
- a CDS encoding MFS transporter, with product MPIIVLLSTTLVLAFSSLVALFPAAIAPELSGVLGVSSATIGLQVSLIFAGAMLTSLVGGPLTRRLGPCRTSQLSLALLGGGAAMMAMPTLPTFALASLVAGLGYGMTNPAASVLLVRFTPPERRGLIFSVKQSGVPLGGVIAGASAPVLALVVGWQAGLLLLSAIALLGIVALQWRRESWDDQRDPDTSWLATPFSGLDVVWRQRSLRYVALLSLCFSAIQLSVSAFTVALLVEDLDFGLVEAGLVMSGVQVTGVVGRIGWGEIGDRLGDRLMALAIIACTTAVAALLVATMTPAWPKWLVIVLLGLLSFSSLGWNGVFLAEITQLAPPHRIADAAGGCLVFTYGGVLLGLPMVTLLHSVVGDYTSVFAILAGISVAGLWLIHQARRARCMDRIS from the coding sequence GTGCCGATCATCGTGCTGCTGTCGACCACGCTGGTGCTGGCCTTCTCCTCGCTGGTGGCGCTGTTCCCGGCCGCCATCGCACCAGAGTTGTCTGGTGTATTGGGCGTCTCCTCGGCCACTATCGGTTTGCAGGTGAGCCTAATCTTCGCCGGCGCCATGCTTACCTCGCTGGTGGGCGGGCCGCTCACCCGACGTTTAGGGCCCTGTCGCACCAGCCAACTCTCCCTGGCGTTGCTCGGCGGTGGCGCCGCCATGATGGCGATGCCGACCTTGCCGACCTTTGCCTTGGCCTCCCTCGTTGCCGGCTTGGGTTACGGGATGACCAATCCCGCCGCCTCAGTGTTGCTGGTGCGCTTCACCCCGCCTGAGCGACGCGGCCTGATCTTCTCAGTGAAACAGTCGGGCGTGCCCCTGGGCGGCGTGATCGCCGGTGCCAGCGCGCCTGTACTGGCCTTGGTGGTGGGTTGGCAGGCCGGGCTGCTCCTGCTCAGCGCCATCGCCCTGCTCGGCATTGTCGCCCTGCAATGGCGGCGGGAGAGCTGGGATGACCAGCGAGACCCAGACACATCGTGGTTGGCAACGCCCTTCTCCGGACTCGACGTGGTATGGCGGCAGCGATCGCTGCGCTACGTCGCGCTGCTTAGCCTGTGCTTCTCGGCGATTCAGCTCTCGGTTTCGGCATTTACAGTGGCACTGCTGGTAGAGGATCTGGACTTCGGCCTGGTAGAGGCGGGATTGGTCATGTCCGGGGTGCAAGTGACCGGCGTGGTGGGGCGCATTGGCTGGGGCGAGATCGGTGACCGGCTGGGCGACCGCTTGATGGCACTTGCTATCATCGCCTGTACCACCGCCGTGGCAGCCCTTTTGGTAGCCACCATGACCCCGGCCTGGCCCAAGTGGCTGGTCATTGTACTACTGGGGCTACTGAGCTTCTCCTCGTTGGGCTGGAACGGCGTCTTCCTGGCCGAAATCACCCAACTGGCCCCACCCCATCGCATCGCCGATGCCGCAGGCGGTTGTCTGGTTTTCACCTATGGCGGCGTTCTGCTCGGCTTGCCTATGGTTACCTTGCTCCACAGCGTGGTTGGTGACTATACAAGCGTCTTCGCTATCCTCGCTGGCATCTCGGTAGCGGGACTCTGGCTCATCCATCAAGCGAGGCGAGCTAGATGCATGGATCGGATTTCGTAG